A region of Diospyros lotus cultivar Yz01 chromosome 3, ASM1463336v1, whole genome shotgun sequence DNA encodes the following proteins:
- the LOC127796427 gene encoding uncharacterized protein LOC127796427, translating to MGFWTLLEGCLLLANALAILNGERFLVPRGWSFQEFSGVRRNSPKGQLIGLIYAVQYMRIPLMVANTIIILVKIVSG from the coding sequence ATGGGTTTTTGGACACTACTAGAAGGTTGCCTTCTGCTAGCTAATGCTCTGGCAATACTGAATGGGGAGCGTTTCCTTGTACCTAGAGGATGGAGCTTCCAGGAATTCTCCGGTGTCAGAAGAAATTCACCAAAAGGGCAGCTGATAGGTCTTATTTATGCAGTCCAGTACATGAGAATTCCTCTTATGGTTGCCAATACCATAATCATCCTAGTAAAGATTGTGTCTGGATGA